One window of Fusobacterium polymorphum genomic DNA carries:
- a CDS encoding ComEC/Rec2 family competence protein: MKKLFLLMILFIVLMLRFSLSVRVTEIFQKEVYRMNLSLEDGKIKVLKINNKYPLKNIYGKLGYKENGNYEGYFLVKSIKEYENIYFVELEDIKSTKIEDNFLEKYLQTLFNRAEEDYSYGTKNINRAILLGDNTRIRKDLKEKIRYIGLSHTFAMSGLHIGLVIAIFYFIFKKTIKNKRLIEILLLVSITLYYLSVKESSSFTRAYIMAVVYLLGKLFYEKVDLGKALFVSAAISILINPTAIFSVSFQLSYGAMLAIIYIFPYVRKINYKKFKILDYILFTTTIQIFLIPITVYYFNSIQFLSVISNLILLPLASLYITVNYIALFLENFYLSFLLKAIIEILYKMLIYLIDFFAELPYLSVEYESKNLIYIYIVFLVVIVVYKNIKQKD, translated from the coding sequence ATGAAAAAGTTATTCTTATTAATGATTTTATTTATTGTATTAATGCTTAGATTTTCATTATCAGTTAGAGTAACAGAAATTTTTCAAAAAGAAGTATATAGAATGAATTTAAGCCTTGAAGATGGAAAAATCAAGGTTTTAAAAATCAATAATAAATATCCTTTAAAAAATATATATGGAAAATTAGGGTATAAAGAAAATGGAAATTATGAAGGCTATTTTTTAGTAAAATCTATTAAAGAATATGAAAATATCTACTTTGTTGAGCTTGAAGATATTAAATCTACAAAAATAGAAGATAATTTTTTAGAAAAATATCTTCAAACTCTTTTTAATAGAGCAGAAGAAGATTATTCTTATGGAACTAAAAATATAAATAGAGCAATTCTATTAGGAGATAACACTAGAATAAGAAAAGATTTAAAAGAAAAAATTAGATATATAGGTTTATCCCATACTTTTGCTATGTCAGGACTACATATAGGATTAGTTATTGCTATTTTTTATTTTATTTTTAAGAAAACTATAAAAAATAAAAGACTGATTGAAATTTTACTTTTAGTTTCAATTACTTTATATTATCTTTCAGTAAAAGAAAGTTCTTCATTTACAAGGGCATATATAATGGCAGTAGTTTATTTACTTGGAAAATTATTTTACGAAAAAGTTGATTTAGGAAAAGCTTTATTTGTAAGTGCAGCAATATCAATTCTTATAAATCCAACAGCTATTTTCTCTGTATCTTTTCAACTTTCTTATGGAGCTATGTTAGCAATAATATATATTTTTCCCTATGTCAGAAAGATAAATTACAAGAAATTTAAAATTTTAGATTATATTTTATTTACAACAACTATTCAGATATTTTTAATACCTATAACAGTTTATTATTTTAATAGCATACAATTCTTATCTGTAATATCTAATTTAATACTTTTACCATTGGCAAGTTTATATATTACAGTAAACTATATAGCATTATTTTTAGAAAATTTTTATCTATCATTTTTATTAAAAGCTATTATTGAAATTCTATATAAGATGTTAATTTATCTTATAGATTTTTTTGCAGAATTACCTTATTTATCAGTTGAGTATGAAAGTAAAAATTTGATATATATTTATATAGTTTTTTTAGTTGTAATTGTAGTGTATAAAAATATAAAACAAAAGGATTAG
- the uvrB gene encoding excinuclease ABC subunit UvrB produces the protein MENNLFKIHSNYKPTGDQPTAIDSIVKNIENGVKDQVLLGVTGSGKTFTIANVIERVQRPSLIIAPNKTLAAQLYSEYKKFFPENAVEYFVSYYDYYQPEAYIKTTDTYIEKDSSVNDEIDKLRNAATAALIHRRDVIIVASVSSIYGLGSPDTYRRMTIPIDKQTGISRKELMKRLIALRYDRNDVAFERGQFRIKGDVIDIYPSYMSNGYRLEYWGDDLEEISEINTLTGQKVKKNLERIVIYPATQYLTADDDKDRIIQEIKDDLKVEVKKFEDDKKLLEAQRLRQRTEYDLEMITEIGYCKGIENYSRYLSGKKPGETPDTLFEYFPKDFLLFIDESHITVPQVRGMYNGDRARKESLVENGFRLKAALDNRPLRFEEFREKSNQTVFISATPGDFEVEVSDNHIAEQLIRPTGIVDPEIEIRPTKNQVDDLLDEIRKRVAKKERVLVTTLTKKIAEELTEYYIELGVKVKYMHSDIDTLERIEIIRALRKGEIDVIIGINLLREGLDIPEVSLVAIMEADKEGFLRSRRSLVQTIGRAARNVEGRVILYADIMTDSMKEAITETERRRKIQKEYNAYNHIDPKSIIKEIAEDLINLDYGIEEKKFENDKKVFRNKTDIEKEITKLEKKIKKLVEELDFEQAIVLRDEMLKLKELLLEF, from the coding sequence ATGGAAAATAATTTATTTAAAATACATTCAAACTATAAGCCAACAGGGGATCAACCCACTGCAATAGATAGTATAGTAAAAAATATAGAAAATGGAGTTAAAGACCAAGTTCTATTGGGAGTAACAGGTTCTGGAAAGACATTTACAATAGCCAATGTTATTGAAAGAGTACAAAGACCATCTTTAATTATTGCACCAAACAAGACTTTGGCAGCACAACTTTATTCAGAATATAAAAAATTCTTCCCAGAGAATGCAGTGGAATACTTTGTTTCGTATTATGATTACTATCAGCCAGAAGCCTATATAAAGACAACAGATACATATATAGAGAAAGATTCATCAGTAAATGATGAAATTGATAAACTTCGTAATGCAGCAACAGCAGCCTTGATACACAGAAGAGATGTCATTATTGTTGCTTCTGTATCATCTATTTATGGATTGGGGTCTCCAGATACATATAGAAGAATGACAATACCAATAGATAAGCAAACAGGAATTTCAAGAAAAGAATTAATGAAAAGATTGATTGCTTTAAGATATGATAGAAATGATGTAGCTTTTGAAAGAGGGCAATTTAGAATAAAGGGAGATGTAATAGATATTTACCCATCATACATGAGTAATGGATATAGACTAGAGTATTGGGGAGATGATTTAGAAGAAATCTCTGAAATAAATACTTTAACAGGGCAAAAAGTTAAAAAGAATTTAGAAAGAATAGTTATCTATCCTGCAACCCAATATTTAACAGCAGATGATGATAAAGATAGAATTATACAAGAAATTAAAGATGATTTAAAAGTTGAAGTAAAAAAGTTTGAAGATGATAAAAAACTTTTAGAAGCTCAAAGACTGAGACAAAGAACAGAATATGATCTAGAAATGATAACTGAAATAGGTTATTGTAAAGGTATAGAAAATTATTCAAGGTATTTATCTGGTAAAAAACCTGGAGAAACACCAGATACACTATTTGAATATTTTCCAAAAGATTTTTTGCTATTTATAGATGAATCACATATTACAGTACCACAAGTAAGAGGAATGTACAATGGAGATAGAGCAAGAAAGGAATCTTTAGTTGAAAATGGTTTTAGATTAAAAGCTGCCTTGGATAATAGACCTTTAAGATTTGAAGAATTTAGAGAAAAATCTAATCAAACAGTTTTTATTTCAGCAACACCTGGTGATTTTGAAGTGGAAGTTTCTGATAATCATATAGCAGAACAACTTATAAGACCAACAGGTATAGTTGACCCAGAAATTGAAATAAGACCTACTAAAAATCAAGTTGATGACCTATTGGATGAAATAAGAAAAAGAGTAGCTAAAAAAGAAAGAGTTCTAGTTACTACTCTTACAAAGAAAATAGCAGAAGAATTAACAGAATATTATATTGAGCTAGGTGTAAAAGTGAAATATATGCACTCTGATATTGATACTTTGGAAAGAATTGAAATAATAAGAGCTTTAAGAAAAGGTGAAATTGATGTCATAATAGGAATTAACCTTTTAAGAGAAGGACTTGATATTCCAGAAGTTTCATTGGTAGCAATTATGGAAGCAGATAAGGAAGGCTTTTTAAGAAGTAGAAGGTCTTTGGTTCAAACAATAGGTAGAGCTGCTAGAAATGTTGAAGGTAGAGTAATTTTATATGCTGATATCATGACAGATTCTATGAAGGAAGCTATAACTGAAACTGAAAGAAGAAGAAAAATTCAAAAGGAATATAATGCATATAATCATATAGACCCAAAAAGCATTATAAAAGAGATAGCAGAAGATTTAATTAATTTAGATTATGGTATTGAAGAAAAGAAATTTGAAAATGATAAAAAAGTTTTTAGAAATAAAACAGATATTGAAAAAGAAATAACTAAGCTTGAAAAGAAAATTAAAAAGCTTGTTGAAGAATTAGATTTTGAACAAGCAATAGTTTTAAGAGATGAGATGTTAAAGTTAAAAGAATTGTTATTAGAGTTTTAA
- a CDS encoding ATP-binding cassette domain-containing protein produces MKNILDIKNLSYSFGNNPILKDINIHVNENEMVAIVGSSGVGKSTLFNLIAGVLKKQVGEITINGSEDYIGKVAYMLQKDLLFEHKTIINNVILPLIIAKVNKKEALEEGNKILKQFNLDKYANKYPQQLSGGMRQRVALIRTYMFKRNIFLLDEAFSALDAITKKELHKWYLDLKKEFNLTTLLITHDIEEAVFLSDRIYILGNKPGEIIGEIKIEINPNEDIDVQRLFYKKEILNIMNIE; encoded by the coding sequence ATGAAAAATATATTAGATATTAAAAATTTATCTTATTCTTTTGGAAATAATCCAATCTTAAAAGATATAAATATTCATGTCAATGAAAATGAAATGGTTGCTATTGTTGGTAGTAGTGGAGTTGGAAAGTCTACTCTTTTTAACTTGATTGCTGGTGTTTTAAAAAAGCAAGTAGGAGAAATCACTATCAATGGCAGTGAAGATTATATAGGTAAGGTTGCATATATGTTGCAAAAAGATTTACTTTTTGAACATAAAACTATAATCAATAATGTAATTTTACCTTTGATTATAGCAAAAGTTAATAAAAAAGAAGCTCTTGAAGAAGGAAATAAAATTTTAAAACAATTTAATTTAGATAAGTATGCTAATAAATATCCTCAACAATTAAGTGGAGGAATGAGACAGAGAGTAGCTCTTATTAGAACTTATATGTTTAAAAGAAATATCTTTCTCTTAGATGAAGCTTTTTCTGCACTTGATGCCATTACCAAAAAAGAATTACACAAATGGTATCTTGATTTAAAAAAAGAGTTTAATTTAACTACATTACTTATAACTCATGATATTGAAGAAGCTGTATTTTTAAGTGATAGAATTTATATTTTAGGAAATAAACCAGGAGAAATCATTGGAGAGATTAAAATCGAAATTAATCCTAATGAAGATATAGATGTTCAAAGATTATTTTACAAGAAAGAGATTTTAAATATTATGAATATTGAATAA
- a CDS encoding ABC transporter substrate-binding protein — MKKIKYLLFVIFAIFMLVACGEKKEEAKTEAPVELKKVDFLLDWVPNTNHTGLYVAKEKGYFAEEGIDLDIKQPANESTSDLVINNKAPMGVYFQDYMASKLAKGAPITAVAAIIENNTSGIITNKKLNINSPKELAGHKYGTWDIPIELNMLQFIMEKDGGDFSKVELVPNTDDNSITPLSNGVFDAAPVYYAWDKIMGDSLGIETNFFYYKDYAPELNFYSPVIIANNDYLKNNKEEATKILRAIKKGYQYAMEHPEEAAEILIKYAPELENKKAMIIESQKYLATQYASNKDKWGYIDPVRWNAFYNWLNEKGLTKNTIPENTGFSNDYLE; from the coding sequence ATGAAAAAGATTAAGTATTTATTATTTGTAATTTTTGCAATTTTTATGCTAGTTGCCTGTGGAGAAAAAAAGGAAGAAGCTAAAACAGAAGCTCCTGTTGAATTAAAAAAGGTTGATTTTTTACTTGATTGGGTACCTAACACTAACCACACTGGACTTTATGTTGCTAAGGAAAAAGGATATTTTGCAGAAGAAGGAATTGATTTAGATATTAAACAACCTGCTAATGAAAGTACATCTGATTTAGTTATCAACAATAAAGCACCTATGGGAGTTTACTTCCAAGATTATATGGCATCTAAATTAGCAAAGGGAGCCCCTATAACTGCTGTTGCTGCAATTATTGAAAATAATACTTCTGGAATAATAACTAATAAAAAATTAAATATCAATAGTCCTAAAGAATTAGCAGGACATAAGTATGGTACTTGGGATATTCCAATAGAACTTAATATGTTACAATTTATTATGGAAAAAGATGGTGGAGATTTCTCAAAAGTTGAACTTGTTCCTAACACTGATGACAACTCAATAACTCCTCTTTCAAATGGAGTTTTTGATGCAGCACCTGTTTACTATGCTTGGGATAAAATTATGGGAGATAGTTTAGGAATTGAAACTAATTTCTTTTACTATAAAGATTATGCTCCTGAATTAAATTTCTATTCACCTGTAATTATTGCTAACAATGATTATTTAAAAAATAATAAAGAAGAAGCTACAAAGATATTAAGAGCTATTAAAAAAGGTTACCAATATGCTATGGAACATCCAGAAGAAGCTGCTGAAATTTTAATAAAATATGCTCCTGAACTTGAAAATAAGAAAGCTATGATTATAGAATCTCAAAAATATCTAGCTACTCAATATGCTAGTAATAAAGATAAATGGGGATATATAGATCCAGTTCGTTGGAATGCTTTTTATAACTGGTTAAATGAAAAAGGACTGACTAAAAATACTATTCCTGAAAATACAGGTTTCTCAAATGACTACTTAGAATAA
- a CDS encoding ABC transporter permease, with the protein MKNFISKHISFISIIILIAIWQLCGNLGLLPKFIFPTPLEIANAFVRDRALFLFHFKITMLEALIGLSLGILIASLLAIIMDSFETINKIIYPLLIFTQTIPTIALAPILVLWLGYDMTPKIVLIVINTTFPIVISILDGFRHCDKDAIQLLKLMNASRWQILYHVKIPTALTYFYAGLRVSVSYAFISAVVSEWLGGFEGLGVFMIRAKKAFDYDTMFAIIILVSAISLISMELVKRSEKKFIKWKYLEEEENEKD; encoded by the coding sequence ATGAAAAACTTTATTAGTAAACATATAAGCTTTATTAGTATCATAATTTTAATAGCTATCTGGCAACTCTGTGGAAATTTAGGATTGCTTCCAAAATTTATTTTTCCAACTCCATTAGAAATTGCTAATGCCTTTGTGAGAGATAGAGCCTTATTTTTATTCCATTTTAAAATAACTATGCTTGAAGCCCTTATAGGACTTAGTTTAGGAATTTTAATTGCAAGTCTTTTAGCAATAATTATGGATAGTTTTGAAACTATAAATAAAATAATATATCCACTGCTAATTTTTACACAGACTATACCAACAATAGCCCTTGCTCCAATACTTGTACTTTGGCTTGGTTATGATATGACACCAAAAATTGTTTTGATAGTTATAAATACAACCTTTCCTATTGTTATAAGTATACTTGATGGCTTTAGGCACTGTGATAAAGATGCTATTCAACTTTTAAAACTTATGAATGCAAGTAGATGGCAAATTCTTTATCATGTAAAAATCCCAACTGCTCTTACATATTTTTATGCTGGTTTAAGAGTAAGTGTCTCTTATGCTTTTATTTCAGCTGTTGTATCTGAATGGCTTGGTGGCTTTGAGGGGCTTGGAGTTTTTATGATAAGAGCAAAAAAAGCTTTTGATTATGACACTATGTTTGCAATAATAATTTTAGTTTCAGCTATAAGTTTAATCAGTATGGAACTTGTAAAAAGAAGTGAAAAGAAATTTATTAAATGGAAATATTTGGAGGAGGAAGAAAATGAAAAAGATTAA
- the ctlX gene encoding citrulline utilization hydrolase CtlX → MKKNITNKILMVRPILFAFNEQTAVNNHYQKRDNKPVQEIQNKALIEFDNMVEKLKKVGIDVKVMQDTKEPHTPDSIFPNNWFSTHYSNTVVLYPMFAENRRLERTDNLYDFFDKTDDLNVVDYSSLENENIFLEGTGSLVLDRKNKKAYCSLSERADEKLLDIFCEDAGYKKIAFHSYQTVDEKRKPIYHTNVMMAMGENYAILCADSIDDLKEREKVIRELESDGKEIVYISEYQVEHFLGNAIELINNENVKICVMSATAYSVLTDEQKNIIEKYDVIVPVDVHTIEKYGGGSARCMIAELFI, encoded by the coding sequence ATGAAAAAAAATATTACAAATAAAATATTAATGGTAAGACCTATTTTATTTGCTTTTAATGAACAAACAGCAGTGAATAATCATTATCAAAAGAGAGATAATAAGCCTGTACAAGAAATTCAAAATAAAGCTTTGATTGAATTTGATAATATGGTTGAAAAACTAAAAAAAGTAGGAATAGATGTTAAGGTTATGCAAGATACAAAAGAGCCTCATACACCAGATAGTATCTTTCCTAATAATTGGTTTTCAACTCATTATTCTAATACAGTTGTTTTGTATCCTATGTTCGCAGAAAACAGAAGACTCGAAAGAACAGATAATCTGTACGATTTTTTTGATAAAACTGATGATTTAAATGTTGTTGATTATTCTAGCTTAGAAAATGAAAATATTTTTCTTGAAGGGACAGGTTCTCTTGTTTTAGATAGAAAAAATAAAAAAGCATATTGCTCATTATCTGAAAGAGCAGATGAAAAACTTTTAGATATTTTCTGTGAAGATGCTGGCTATAAAAAAATAGCTTTTCATTCTTATCAAACTGTTGATGAAAAAAGAAAACCTATATACCATACAAATGTTATGATGGCTATGGGAGAAAATTATGCTATTTTATGTGCAGACAGTATTGATGACTTAAAAGAAAGAGAAAAAGTTATAAGAGAATTAGAAAGTGATGGCAAGGAAATTGTCTATATAAGTGAATATCAAGTTGAACATTTTTTAGGAAATGCAATAGAACTTATCAACAATGAAAATGTAAAAATTTGTGTTATGTCTGCAACTGCTTATTCTGTACTTACTGATGAACAAAAAAATATTATTGAAAAATATGATGTTATTGTTCCAGTAGATGTACATACCATTGAAAAATATGGTGGGGGATCTGCTAGATGTATGATAGCAGAATTATTTATTTAA